Proteins from a genomic interval of Paenibacillus sp. FSL H8-0048:
- a CDS encoding ABC transporter ATP-binding protein gives MMHCILEIKALNKTYQEAYALRDINLQIESGDIVALIGKNGAGKTTLFKCITEQVFPSAGTIALYGHQDDAGLRKGRRRIGAMIEEPAFFPDFTARQNLEYFRQQRGLAGKECIEQALKDVNLLHAANKKFKAFSLGMKQRLGLALALITRPELLILDEPTNGLDPEGKAEIRQLLQTLNDEKKVTILISSHVLSELQSVATRYIFMDQGRIVEQLTAEELLHKTRKGVEIVVDDSGKASTALEKHFPGIPYRILPGHRILLSGGMDKTDQLNRVLHAQGVSVFSIAATGGDLEEYYLGLLGGERHA, from the coding sequence ATGATGCATTGTATATTGGAGATTAAGGCGCTTAATAAAACCTATCAGGAAGCTTACGCGCTCCGGGATATTAACCTGCAGATTGAGTCGGGGGATATCGTTGCACTGATCGGTAAAAATGGCGCAGGCAAAACCACGCTGTTCAAATGTATCACAGAGCAGGTGTTTCCGTCGGCTGGCACGATTGCACTCTACGGACACCAGGATGACGCCGGTCTGCGGAAGGGGCGCCGGAGAATTGGTGCGATGATTGAAGAGCCGGCTTTTTTCCCGGATTTCACTGCCAGGCAGAACCTGGAATATTTCCGCCAGCAGAGGGGGCTGGCCGGTAAGGAGTGCATTGAGCAGGCGCTCAAGGATGTCAATCTGCTTCATGCCGCGAACAAGAAATTCAAAGCCTTCTCCCTTGGCATGAAGCAGCGGCTGGGACTCGCGCTTGCGCTGATAACCCGCCCCGAGCTGCTGATTCTGGATGAACCAACCAATGGCCTTGATCCGGAGGGGAAGGCGGAGATCCGCCAGCTCCTGCAGACCCTGAATGACGAGAAGAAGGTCACAATTCTCATCTCCAGCCACGTATTGTCTGAGTTGCAGAGTGTGGCTACCCGTTATATTTTCATGGACCAGGGGCGGATTGTGGAGCAGTTGACGGCAGAAGAGCTGCTGCACAAAACCCGGAAAGGTGTCGAGATCGTGGTGGATGACAGCGGCAAGGCCTCTACGGCCCTGGAAAAGCATTTCCCGGGCATCCCGTACCGGATTCTGCCGGGACACCGGATTCTGCTCTCCGGCGGTATGGATAAGACCGATCAGCTCAACCGGGTGCTTCATGCCCAGGGCGTCAGCGTGTTCTCCATTGCAGCCACTGGCGGGGATCTGGAAGAATATTACCTGGGTCTGCTGGGAGGTGAGCGCCATGCTTAA
- a CDS encoding class I SAM-dependent methyltransferase: MLKSLRAIEAYREGRWPAGEGHIWLEYIVQAEQTIVNLERVESLQSLAQQNPVLDYVERSLRVLDSLPLSYWIKELAEETLIWSETAKGGTLRQRRSWQEEGINIFVHNIGSAELYRRYAEGLKQNEAGSAEKRRVIHTLIETHGLIGQQIRGEVPPSVNLPLSALVEHGLLTAEELERLLFALNHCIIAAVSPELWQEVRLQVMELIAVIASGNLQPEVPMKERLRRMRAGSIAQGEDYESEWDGLVQKGFLPAKLEPLQPATFWYVESALQTFSLEQFLKVMSLVARSGPLQLSHLSHLSFEAVMNSIHYDYKGSKKINVYKKRIIEKYLSELGWEEIYSGVKPPGSNPHLTHRLRGKEHLPDTLFFQFEFSAAAEKLIEFCMEAEKSALYERAVLLLFDLFDLRRDAFDRFHNEDTYLSQMNDTADYKAVILDYVTGRKVLDIGPGGGVLLDLIEERMPEAVPVGIDISSNVIEALRQRKQREDRRWEVLQGDALNLKDYVEPGTVDTVIFSSILHELYSYVPLDGRKFNHGTVAAALTSAFDVLADGGTIIIRDGIMSEPEEQQRRVRFLEADGMAWLERYAKDFAGRTIRYEQLGEQEVLMPVNDAMEFLYTYTWGEEAYIHEVQEQFGYFTPSQYRAFIEQTLGDRAKIEVFRHYLQEGYTEALESRVEIMDESGAQVGLPESTCFIVIRKEAG; the protein is encoded by the coding sequence ATGCTGAAATCATTACGGGCTATAGAGGCATATCGTGAAGGAAGGTGGCCTGCCGGAGAAGGCCATATATGGCTGGAGTATATCGTGCAGGCAGAGCAAACAATTGTGAATCTGGAGCGGGTGGAGTCGCTGCAATCGCTTGCGCAGCAGAATCCGGTACTGGATTATGTCGAGCGGAGTCTGCGGGTGCTGGACAGCCTGCCGCTGTCTTATTGGATCAAGGAGCTGGCCGAGGAGACGCTGATCTGGTCCGAGACGGCCAAGGGCGGGACTCTCCGTCAGCGGCGGAGCTGGCAGGAAGAGGGCATAAATATCTTCGTTCATAACATCGGCTCCGCGGAGTTGTACCGCCGGTATGCGGAAGGGTTGAAGCAGAACGAGGCAGGCTCTGCGGAGAAGAGACGGGTGATACATACGCTGATTGAGACTCATGGGCTGATTGGGCAGCAAATCCGCGGCGAGGTTCCGCCTTCCGTCAATCTTCCATTATCCGCGCTGGTGGAGCATGGACTGTTGACCGCAGAGGAGCTGGAGCGGCTGCTATTCGCGCTGAATCACTGCATCATTGCTGCCGTGTCCCCGGAGCTGTGGCAGGAGGTCCGCCTGCAGGTCATGGAGCTGATTGCTGTAATTGCTTCAGGGAATCTGCAGCCTGAGGTCCCGATGAAGGAGCGTCTGCGGAGAATGCGCGCCGGGTCCATTGCCCAAGGCGAGGATTATGAGTCAGAGTGGGACGGGCTGGTGCAGAAGGGCTTCCTCCCTGCTAAGCTGGAGCCGCTGCAGCCTGCCACCTTCTGGTATGTGGAATCGGCACTCCAGACCTTCTCGCTGGAGCAGTTCCTGAAGGTCATGAGTCTGGTAGCCCGCAGCGGCCCGCTGCAGCTAAGCCATCTGAGCCATCTGAGCTTCGAGGCGGTCATGAACAGTATTCATTATGACTATAAGGGCAGCAAGAAGATCAATGTCTATAAGAAACGGATTATCGAGAAGTATCTCTCGGAGCTGGGCTGGGAGGAGATCTACAGCGGCGTGAAGCCTCCCGGCAGCAACCCGCATCTAACGCATCGGCTGCGGGGCAAGGAGCATCTGCCGGATACGCTATTCTTCCAGTTCGAGTTCTCGGCGGCGGCGGAGAAGCTGATTGAGTTCTGTATGGAGGCCGAGAAGTCGGCGCTGTATGAGCGGGCGGTCCTGCTGCTGTTCGACCTGTTCGATCTGCGGCGGGACGCCTTCGACCGCTTCCACAACGAGGACACGTATTTAAGCCAGATGAATGATACGGCTGATTATAAGGCAGTGATTCTGGACTACGTTACCGGACGGAAGGTGCTGGACATCGGCCCCGGCGGCGGGGTGCTGCTTGATCTGATTGAGGAGCGGATGCCGGAGGCCGTGCCTGTGGGGATTGATATCTCAAGCAATGTGATTGAAGCGCTGCGGCAGCGCAAGCAGCGGGAGGACCGCCGCTGGGAGGTGCTCCAGGGCGATGCCCTGAACCTGAAGGATTACGTGGAACCGGGCACGGTGGACACGGTGATTTTCTCATCGATTCTGCATGAGCTGTATTCTTATGTGCCGCTGGACGGCCGGAAGTTCAATCACGGCACGGTGGCGGCAGCGCTGACCAGTGCCTTCGATGTACTGGCAGATGGCGGGACGATTATTATCCGCGACGGTATTATGAGCGAGCCGGAAGAGCAGCAGCGCCGGGTACGGTTTCTGGAGGCGGACGGCATGGCGTGGCTGGAGCGGTACGCGAAGGATTTTGCCGGACGGACAATCCGTTATGAACAGCTTGGCGAACAGGAGGTTCTGATGCCGGTGAATGATGCGATGGAATTCCTCTATACTTACACCTGGGGCGAGGAAGCCTACATCCATGAGGTGCAGGAGCAGTTCGGCTACTTCACCCCGTCGCAGTACAGAGCGTTCATTGAGCAGACGCTGGGGGACCGGGCCAAGATAGAGGTCTTCCGCCATTACTTGCAGGAGGGGTACACGGAGGCGCTGGAGAGCAGAGTTGAGATCATGGATGAGAGCGGAGCGCAGGTAGGCTTGCCGGAAAGCACCTGCTTCATCGTGATCCGTAAGGAGGCAGGCTGA
- a CDS encoding sensor histidine kinase: MYLAIAIIAALSAVCILLVYLLQRQSIIQVRRQLADAESSSQQHLHVKLPLPGKEIEQLVVGINRLLDQRQKERVIHRSREHAVKEEITNLSHDLRTPLTSMQGYASLLKDPLVPEAERQQYMEIIMHKMSVMNNIVEAFYELSSMDSGDSPLDSQPIYLYSLLSEVILAFHPDFEQKGIEVQLHLDENVKAIPLDEKAMIRIFSNVLQNVLRYGKNGLTISLYTEEHRVRIVFANETEYIRRADLPRLFERTYTSDPSRSSGQLGLGLAIVKQLVERQGGSLEAALDGGQFRLSFAFPEDCPIPKKSLL, translated from the coding sequence ATGTATCTTGCTATAGCCATCATTGCCGCTCTGTCTGCTGTATGTATACTCCTTGTGTATCTGCTGCAACGGCAGAGCATTATCCAAGTGCGGCGGCAACTGGCGGATGCGGAGTCGTCCTCCCAGCAGCATCTTCACGTCAAGCTGCCCCTGCCGGGCAAGGAAATCGAGCAGTTGGTAGTGGGCATTAACCGGCTGCTGGACCAGCGCCAGAAGGAGCGGGTGATCCACCGGTCGAGAGAGCACGCCGTGAAGGAAGAGATCACCAATCTGTCCCATGATCTCCGGACTCCGCTTACGTCTATGCAGGGATATGCCTCTCTGCTGAAAGATCCCCTTGTCCCCGAGGCCGAGCGGCAGCAATATATGGAGATTATCATGCATAAGATGTCAGTCATGAATAATATTGTAGAAGCGTTCTATGAATTATCCAGTATGGATTCGGGGGACTCTCCTTTGGACAGTCAGCCGATCTATCTCTACAGTCTGCTGAGCGAAGTGATCCTGGCGTTTCATCCCGACTTTGAGCAGAAGGGCATCGAGGTGCAGCTTCATCTGGATGAGAACGTCAAGGCAATTCCCCTGGATGAAAAAGCCATGATCCGCATCTTCTCCAATGTGCTGCAGAATGTGCTGCGTTACGGCAAGAATGGCTTGACCATTTCGCTGTATACGGAAGAGCACCGGGTTAGGATTGTGTTCGCCAATGAAACGGAGTACATCCGCAGGGCAGATCTGCCCAGGCTGTTCGAACGGACCTACACCAGTGACCCTTCGCGGTCAAGCGGCCAGCTCGGCCTGGGCCTCGCCATTGTGAAGCAGCTGGTAGAGAGGCAGGGAGGCAGCCTTGAGGCTGCGCTGGACGGCGGACAATTCCGGCTGTCCTTTGCCTTCCCGGAGGATTGTCCCATACCAAAGAAATCGCTCCTTTGA
- a CDS encoding ABC transporter permease — MLNLMKSEQYRWVRTKNYYYYGLLCAVLMAGAAVTLAVFHHSDPGFPYGNERFFYRNVLAMMPVVFALLTIFTGILMGDHKHVLKNTVAYGFSRRSIYTAKLLVTLAGFLLFALVLVGISVLLGTNLLFRSYEYALTEYCQMLLGMLPVMIAGVTTYFCLTAVLNKNAQVTTVFLLIYFLPYMILGAFKGKYVWAAWLHSHSPAYYLFNAYDVGTYTVWEPWITGMVFTVFFYVLGLYLFRKEEF, encoded by the coding sequence ATGCTTAATCTGATGAAAAGTGAGCAGTACCGCTGGGTCCGCACCAAGAACTATTATTATTACGGGCTGCTCTGTGCGGTGTTAATGGCCGGTGCCGCGGTGACGCTCGCTGTCTTCCATCATTCTGATCCGGGTTTCCCCTATGGAAATGAGCGCTTCTTCTACCGTAATGTGCTGGCAATGATGCCGGTGGTATTCGCCTTGCTGACTATTTTCACCGGAATCCTGATGGGCGATCACAAGCATGTACTCAAGAATACCGTTGCCTACGGCTTCAGCAGACGCTCAATCTACACCGCCAAGCTGCTGGTTACGCTGGCCGGCTTCCTGCTGTTCGCGCTTGTTCTGGTCGGGATCTCGGTCCTGCTTGGTACGAACCTGCTTTTCCGCAGCTATGAATATGCGCTTACTGAATACTGTCAGATGCTGCTAGGTATGCTGCCTGTGATGATTGCCGGCGTAACCACCTACTTCTGTCTCACCGCTGTGTTGAATAAGAATGCCCAGGTAACTACCGTGTTTCTGCTGATTTATTTTCTGCCCTACATGATTCTGGGGGCTTTCAAAGGCAAGTATGTCTGGGCGGCCTGGCTCCACAGCCATAGTCCGGCTTATTATCTGTTCAATGCCTACGATGTAGGAACCTATACGGTCTGGGAGCCGTGGATTACAGGAATGGTGTTTACGGTGTTCTTTTATGTATTGGGATTGTATCTGTTCAGGAAAGAAGAGTTCTGA
- a CDS encoding nuclear transport factor 2 family protein, which yields MNQHVTLPIEVQDFYNAVNQYQPDALIELFAPGATVKDNGKSAEGTEAIAAWGESELFSAKVRFTIMEIEEVQGRIAVTAEMEGEFNKNRVPAPQQFTHEFKVHGGKISELIITLK from the coding sequence ATGAATCAACATGTTACCTTGCCAATTGAGGTACAGGACTTCTACAATGCAGTGAACCAATACCAGCCCGACGCTCTGATCGAATTGTTCGCTCCCGGCGCTACCGTGAAGGATAACGGGAAGTCGGCCGAAGGCACAGAAGCCATTGCAGCTTGGGGAGAATCCGAACTATTCTCTGCCAAGGTCCGCTTTACTATTATGGAAATTGAAGAAGTTCAGGGCCGCATTGCAGTGACAGCCGAAATGGAGGGGGAGTTCAACAAGAACCGCGTTCCCGCCCCGCAGCAGTTCACCCATGAATTCAAGGTACACGGCGGCAAAATCAGCGAGCTGATCATCACGCTAAAATAA
- the yicI gene encoding alpha-xylosidase: protein MKFTDGLWLVRDGITINGAVQNYVVEKTEEGLTAITQTTPITGRSATLNSTLLTVKFHSPLPGVVGVKIIHNDGVIPRGPSFELTEGTGDHVQVEESEEQTVLISGGLRVVINKGTHWSVDFYRGDERITGSGYKSMAYITDQDGNTFMREELDLGVGEFVYGLGERFTAFVKNGQVVDLWNKDGGTSSEQAYKNVPFYVTSKGYGVFVNQPELVSYEIASEKVKKAQFSVAGESLEYFVIEGPTIKEVITKYTSLTGKPALPPAWTFGLWLTTSFTTDYDEATVNSFVEGMAERDLPLHVFHFDCFWMREYQWTDFQWDSRVFPDPVGMLKRLHDKGLKICVWINSYIGQRSPLFEEGRKNGYLLKKANGDVYQTDLWQAGMGLVDFTNPAACEWYAGYLRDLVDMGVDSFKTDFGERIPTDVVYFDGSDPYKMHNYYTQLYNKVVFEVLEEKLGKNEAAVFARSATAGGQQFPVHWGGDCYADYESMAESLRGGLSLGLSGFGFWSHDIGGFENTAPAHVFKRWLAFGLLSSHSRLHGSTSYRVPWAYDDEAVDVTRFFTKLKCSLMPYLYDVAGQAHEQGWASMRAMVMEFPEDPTCEVLDRQYMLGDSLLVAPIFQENGEVKYYLPAGRWTHLLNGETVQGGAWRKEKHDFFSLPLFVRPNTLLAVGSEDSRPDYDFADGVKFGLYSLEDGKSAAATVRDIHGAPELKVEAVRSGSTVKVTAEGSGKAFTFAVKDLGAIASVEGAEQVDETTVSVGAGAGAGEKSVTFTIKLK from the coding sequence ATGAAATTTACAGACGGCTTATGGCTGGTTCGTGACGGCATTACAATCAATGGTGCAGTGCAGAACTATGTAGTAGAGAAAACGGAGGAAGGCCTAACCGCCATCACGCAGACGACCCCCATCACGGGACGTTCGGCGACACTCAACTCGACGCTGCTGACGGTGAAATTCCATTCCCCGCTTCCGGGTGTGGTAGGCGTCAAAATTATTCATAACGACGGCGTGATTCCGCGCGGACCTTCGTTCGAGCTGACGGAGGGAACGGGCGATCATGTTCAGGTGGAAGAGAGTGAAGAGCAGACGGTGCTGATCAGCGGCGGACTCCGCGTGGTCATCAACAAGGGGACTCACTGGTCTGTGGACTTCTACCGCGGCGACGAGCGCATTACCGGCAGCGGTTACAAATCGATGGCCTATATCACGGATCAGGACGGCAACACCTTCATGCGTGAGGAGCTGGACTTAGGCGTCGGTGAATTCGTGTATGGTCTGGGCGAGCGCTTTACGGCTTTTGTCAAAAACGGCCAGGTGGTCGATCTGTGGAACAAAGACGGCGGTACAAGCTCCGAGCAGGCGTACAAGAACGTTCCGTTCTATGTGACGAGCAAGGGCTACGGCGTCTTCGTGAACCAGCCGGAGCTGGTGTCGTATGAGATTGCGTCTGAGAAGGTGAAGAAGGCCCAGTTCAGCGTAGCGGGCGAGAGCCTGGAATACTTCGTGATTGAAGGGCCGACGATTAAAGAGGTCATTACTAAATACACCTCCCTGACCGGCAAGCCTGCGCTGCCACCAGCCTGGACCTTCGGCCTGTGGCTGACGACTTCGTTCACTACAGATTACGATGAAGCTACGGTGAACTCCTTCGTGGAAGGGATGGCAGAGCGCGATCTGCCGCTGCATGTGTTCCACTTCGACTGCTTCTGGATGCGCGAGTATCAATGGACGGATTTCCAGTGGGATTCCCGTGTGTTTCCGGACCCGGTGGGGATGCTGAAGCGCCTGCACGACAAGGGACTGAAGATTTGCGTCTGGATCAACTCTTATATCGGACAGCGCTCCCCGCTGTTTGAAGAAGGCCGCAAGAACGGTTACCTGCTCAAAAAAGCCAACGGCGACGTCTACCAGACCGACCTCTGGCAAGCGGGCATGGGCCTGGTCGACTTCACGAACCCTGCGGCTTGTGAATGGTATGCCGGTTACCTGCGTGACCTGGTGGACATGGGCGTAGACAGCTTCAAGACGGACTTCGGCGAACGGATTCCGACCGATGTAGTATACTTTGACGGCTCCGACCCTTACAAGATGCATAACTATTACACCCAGTTATATAACAAGGTAGTGTTCGAGGTATTGGAAGAGAAGCTCGGCAAAAATGAAGCTGCCGTCTTCGCACGCTCCGCCACCGCCGGCGGGCAGCAGTTCCCGGTTCACTGGGGCGGCGATTGCTACGCTGACTATGAATCGATGGCAGAGAGCCTGCGTGGCGGCCTGTCGCTCGGATTGTCCGGCTTCGGCTTCTGGAGCCATGACATCGGCGGATTCGAGAACACCGCTCCGGCGCATGTGTTCAAGCGCTGGCTGGCCTTCGGCCTGCTCTCCAGCCACAGCCGCCTGCACGGCAGCACCTCGTACCGTGTGCCTTGGGCGTACGACGACGAAGCTGTTGACGTTACCCGCTTCTTCACCAAGCTCAAGTGCAGCCTGATGCCGTACCTGTATGATGTCGCCGGACAGGCGCATGAGCAGGGCTGGGCTTCAATGCGTGCGATGGTGATGGAGTTCCCGGAAGATCCGACCTGTGAGGTGCTGGACCGCCAGTACATGCTGGGCGATTCCCTGCTGGTCGCTCCGATCTTCCAGGAGAACGGCGAAGTGAAGTACTACCTGCCGGCCGGACGCTGGACACATCTGTTGAACGGTGAGACCGTCCAGGGCGGAGCATGGCGCAAGGAGAAGCATGACTTCTTCAGCCTGCCGCTGTTCGTGCGGCCGAACACTCTGCTGGCTGTGGGCAGTGAGGACAGCCGTCCGGATTATGATTTTGCCGATGGCGTGAAGTTCGGCTTGTACTCCCTGGAGGACGGCAAGTCTGCGGCGGCGACTGTGCGCGATATCCACGGCGCTCCTGAGCTGAAGGTTGAAGCTGTACGCAGCGGCAGCACTGTAAAAGTAACTGCTGAAGGCAGCGGCAAAGCCTTCACCTTCGCGGTGAAGGACCTCGGCGCTATCGCCTCCGTGGAAGGTGCGGAGCAGGTGGATGAGACAACAGTGAGCGTGGGCGCGGGCGCGGGCGCGGGCGAGAAGTCCGTAACGTTCACGATTAAGCTGAAGTAG
- a CDS encoding helix-turn-helix transcriptional regulator — MDRTSQRLLKEDREHGDVMFPLAAYWIDLPAGAHVLDTHWHEEAEFFLLLEGEILFQVDSDYFTLRPGEAVFIESGDIHAAHALTETPCRFCALVFHPDLLASAQYDTIQQSVILPLQEKRQSFPRHLTPSVPWQAELLLHLNRMMNAYAQQMPGFEAFMKGTLLIMLSQIAPPGRSVNHSPSEGADNTKADRLKKIIVYIQDNYQEPIRTRDLSGLIPMSEGQFCRFFKSMTRKTPVDYINSYRVRQAAALLKQGDRKISDIAMDVGFDNVSYFIKVFRKVMNCSPSEFRKDASPFAGQNQLYP; from the coding sequence ATGGACCGCACCTCGCAGCGCTTGCTCAAAGAAGACCGCGAACACGGGGATGTCATGTTCCCCCTGGCTGCCTACTGGATCGACCTTCCCGCCGGAGCGCATGTCCTGGACACCCACTGGCATGAGGAAGCCGAGTTCTTCCTGCTGCTGGAAGGCGAGATTCTGTTTCAGGTGGACAGCGACTATTTCACGCTTCGTCCCGGTGAGGCTGTGTTCATTGAATCCGGCGATATCCACGCCGCTCACGCGCTTACGGAGACCCCCTGCCGCTTCTGCGCCCTTGTCTTCCACCCCGACCTGCTGGCCAGCGCGCAATATGATACCATCCAGCAGAGCGTCATTCTGCCGCTTCAGGAGAAACGCCAGAGCTTTCCGCGTCACCTCACCCCTTCTGTTCCCTGGCAGGCGGAGCTGCTGCTGCATCTGAACCGCATGATGAACGCGTATGCTCAACAAATGCCCGGATTCGAAGCTTTTATGAAGGGAACCCTGCTAATTATGCTCTCACAGATTGCGCCGCCGGGACGTTCGGTGAACCACAGCCCCTCGGAGGGAGCGGATAACACGAAGGCAGACCGGCTGAAGAAGATCATTGTCTATATCCAGGACAACTACCAGGAGCCGATCCGCACCCGGGACCTGTCGGGGCTGATTCCGATGAGCGAGGGGCAATTCTGCCGGTTTTTCAAAAGCATGACCCGCAAGACGCCCGTCGATTACATCAACTCCTACCGGGTCCGCCAGGCCGCAGCCCTGCTGAAGCAGGGGGACCGCAAAATCTCAGATATTGCCATGGATGTCGGCTTCGACAACGTCAGCTACTTCATCAAAGTGTTCCGCAAAGTCATGAACTGCTCGCCCTCAGAATTCCGCAAGGACGCCAGTCCCTTCGCCGGGCAGAATCAGCTTTATCCGTAG
- a CDS encoding alpha/beta fold hydrolase — MKKGLRILLKSIAALLIVIVLFFAVVFVVNIISSKSELKKIDQYGQLVPVDGKKMNVLIQGSGEETVVLLTGYGTGAPALDFKPLVDELSPNYKVVVVEPFGYGLSDRTDKERTSDNIVSEIHEALQQLGIKRYTLMGHSIAGIYGLDYVNKYKDEVQAFVGIDTSVPNQGGLDDEMPIGTLKFLEKSGIVRLFQKIGGDPYAGLSFDEHTKQQMIMIARKNSNNDTVVNESKHFKENFIAAQALTFPKELPLLLFVQSNNTDVEGWMQLHEEQVKDSVYGKLVPLEGGHYLHHTLSKEIAKDYREFMAGVK, encoded by the coding sequence ATGAAAAAAGGACTCAGAATCCTGCTTAAGTCTATTGCGGCATTGCTGATTGTGATTGTATTGTTTTTTGCCGTAGTATTTGTGGTCAATATCATCAGCAGCAAATCGGAGCTGAAGAAGATCGATCAGTATGGACAGCTTGTGCCAGTCGATGGCAAGAAGATGAATGTACTCATCCAGGGATCGGGTGAGGAGACCGTGGTGCTGCTGACGGGGTATGGTACTGGGGCACCGGCACTTGATTTCAAACCACTGGTAGACGAGCTGTCCCCTAACTACAAAGTAGTCGTGGTGGAGCCGTTCGGCTATGGCTTAAGTGACCGGACAGATAAGGAACGGACCTCGGACAATATCGTCAGTGAGATTCATGAAGCGCTGCAGCAGCTTGGAATCAAGCGATACACGCTCATGGGGCATTCCATCGCCGGAATCTACGGGCTGGACTATGTGAACAAGTATAAGGATGAAGTGCAGGCTTTTGTAGGAATCGACACCAGTGTGCCCAATCAAGGGGGCTTGGACGATGAAATGCCGATCGGTACGCTTAAGTTCCTCGAGAAATCCGGTATCGTAAGATTGTTCCAAAAGATAGGCGGAGACCCTTATGCCGGGCTTTCGTTCGACGAACACACCAAGCAGCAGATGATTATGATCGCCAGAAAGAACTCAAACAATGACACTGTCGTGAATGAGAGCAAGCATTTCAAGGAGAATTTCATAGCAGCCCAGGCACTGACCTTCCCCAAAGAGCTTCCGCTGCTGCTCTTCGTACAGTCGAATAATACCGATGTTGAGGGCTGGATGCAGCTGCATGAAGAACAGGTGAAGGATTCCGTGTACGGTAAGCTGGTGCCGCTCGAAGGCGGTCATTATCTGCACCATACGCTGTCCAAAGAGATTGCCAAGGATTACAGAGAATTCATGGCAGGCGTGAAATGA
- a CDS encoding response regulator transcription factor translates to MNNAKLSVLVVEDDADINRLLCRMLTGEGLTAVPAFSGSEASLRMSLEDYQLILMDLMLPGMTGESLIAQIREQSTVPIIVISAKSTLEDKVSLLRLGADDYITKPFDQEEVMARVYAQLRRLQYAPAAGPEGEIFKVRGLVMDKQRREVTLDGQVLTLTKYEFELLAVLLSRPEHIFSKSELYRQIWQGTYLGDDNTINVHISNLRAKFAAITEEEYIRTIWGIGFKLV, encoded by the coding sequence GTGAACAATGCGAAGCTCAGCGTGCTTGTAGTAGAAGACGATGCTGATATTAACCGCCTGCTATGCCGTATGCTGACGGGGGAAGGCCTGACGGCTGTGCCTGCCTTCTCAGGGAGCGAAGCCTCCCTTAGAATGTCGCTGGAAGACTACCAATTGATCCTGATGGATCTGATGCTGCCGGGAATGACAGGCGAATCGCTGATTGCACAGATCCGTGAGCAGTCTACAGTACCCATTATTGTGATCTCCGCCAAAAGCACGCTTGAGGACAAGGTGAGTCTGCTGCGTCTGGGAGCGGACGACTACATCACCAAGCCCTTTGACCAGGAAGAGGTGATGGCCAGAGTGTACGCGCAGCTCCGCCGGCTGCAATATGCACCTGCCGCAGGTCCTGAAGGCGAGATATTCAAGGTGCGCGGGCTGGTCATGGACAAGCAGCGGCGGGAGGTTACGCTGGATGGCCAGGTGCTGACTCTAACCAAATACGAATTTGAGCTGCTGGCGGTGCTTCTGTCGAGGCCTGAGCACATTTTCTCCAAAAGCGAGCTGTACCGCCAAATCTGGCAGGGAACTTACCTTGGGGACGATAATACCATTAACGTACATATCAGCAATCTGCGGGCCAAATTTGCCGCCATCACCGAAGAGGAGTATATCCGCACGATTTGGGGCATCGGGTTCAAGCTGGTGTAA